The following proteins come from a genomic window of Castor canadensis chromosome 17, mCasCan1.hap1v2, whole genome shotgun sequence:
- the Msln gene encoding mesothelin — protein MALLTARCPLEPCRTPTHGHLLLLVLTLGWVQPLRAAETGEDTVQLDRVLPGTGDFASLAPDLLLSFSCAEVSGLSTERVRELAIAVGQKNVTLQVDQLRCLAHRLSEHLAPEDLDAIPVDVLPFLNPAAFLGPQACTSFLSRVSKVNIHVLPRKSPERQRLLLAALSCRGVRGSRVSQADVQALGNLACDLPGSFVADSAEALLPWLAGCPEPLDQDQEEAARMALQGGGRPYGPPSRWSASSLNALQGLLAVLDQPIIHSIPKSVTAVWLQRVSRSPSWRGSELPALLPRFRRGTEKRACPPERKPQVVDEKLFFYEEWELKACVDGALLAAQIDRVNRVPFTYQQLSIFKHKLDEFYPQGYPESLIQRLSYFFRYLTLEDIQKWNVTSLETVKNLLKVAERKQMDAQAAALVARYLLGKGQLDKDTLDTLANIRPTYLCILSPEQLDSVPPRVLWTVEPQDLDSCSQRQLDILYPYARLAFQNISGLEYFGKIKAFLGGAPKEDLQAFSGQNVSMDMATFKKLPLETLVQLTVDEVQKLLGPHVVGLQAEENNSPVRDWIFRQPQEDLDRLGLGLHGGTPNGYLVLDLNFREAFSRGAPLKRGLVLALIPALLLVLTLS, from the exons ATGGCCTTGCTAACAGCTCGATGCCCCCTGGAGCCCTGTAGGACGCCCACCCATGGCCACCTACTGCTGCTAGTGCTCACTCTTG GGTGGGTGCAACCTCTGAGGGCTGCAGAGACGGGAGAG GACACTGTGCAACTCGACCGAGTCTTGCCCGGCACAGGTGACTTTGCCAG CCTCGCCCCAGACCTCCTCCTTAGCTTCTCATGTGCGGAGGTGTCTGGCCTGAGCACGGAGCGTGTCCGGGAGCTGGCCATAGCCGTGGGGCAGAAGAATGTCACGCTCCAGGTAGATCAG CTGCGCTGTCTGGCACATCGCCTCTCTGAGCACCTTGCCCCTGAGGACCTGGACGCCATCCCAGTGGACGTGCTGCCCTTTCTCAA CCCGGCTGCATTCCTGGGGCCCCAGGCCTGCACTAGCTTCCTGTCTCGAGTTTCTAAGGTCAACATACACGTGCTCCCTCGGAAGTCTCCCGAGCGTCAGCGCCTGCTTCTTGCCGCTCTGTCCTGCCGG GGAGTGCGGGGTTCTCGGGTGAGTCAGGCAGACGTGCAGGCTCTGGGAAACCTGGCTTGTGACCTGCCTGGGAGCTTTGTGGCCGACTCAGCGGAAGCCCTCCTCCCTTGGCTAGCGGGTTGCCCGGAACCCCTGGACCAGGACCAGGAGGAGGCAGCAAGGATGGCTCTGCAGGGTGGAGGACGCCCCTATGG CCCCCCGTCAAGGTGGTCAGCTTCCAGCCTGAATGCTCTGCAGGGCCTGTTGGCTGTGTTGGATCAGCCCATCATCCACAGCATTCCCAAG AGTGTCACAGCTGTGTGGCTGCAGCGCGTCTCCAGGAGCCCATCCTGGCGGGGATCTGAGCTTCCTGCCCTGCTCCCGAGGTTCCGGCGGGGCACAGAGA AGAGGGCCTGCCCTCCAGAGCGGAAGCCCCAAGTGGTGGATGAAAAACTCTTCTTCTATGAGGAGTGGGAGCTGAAGGCCTGCGTGGACGGTGCCCTGCTGGCTGCCCAGATAGACCGTGTAAACAGGGTTCCCTTCACCTACCAGCAGCTCAGCATCTTTAAGCACAAATTGGATGAG TTCTACCCACAAGGCTACCCTGAGTCCCTGATCCAGCGGCTGAGCTACTTCTTCCGCTACCTCACCCTTGAGGACATCCAAAAGTGGAATGTGACCTCCCTGGAAACAGTGAAAAATCTCCTCAAAGTTGCTGAAAGGAAACAGATGGATGCTCAG GCAGCTGCCCTGGTTGCCCGCTATCTGCTGGGAAAGGGCCAGTTGGACAAAGACACCCTGGACACCCTGGCCAACATCCGTCCTACCTACCTGTGTATCCTCAGCCCTGAGCAGCTGGACTCTGTGCCCCCCAGGGTCTTGTG GACGGTCGAGCCCCAGGACCTGGACTCGtgcagccagaggcagctggacATCCTCTATCCCTATGCCCGCTTGGCCTTCCAGAATATCAGTGGGCTGGAATACTTTGGAAAGATCAAGGCCTTCTTGG GTGGGGCCCCGAAGGAAGACCTGCAGGCATTCAGTGGGCAGAATGTCAGCATGGACATGGCCACATTCAAGAAGCTGCCACTGGAGACCTTGGTG CAACTGACCGTAGATGAGGTGCAAAAACTTCTGGGACCACACGTGGTGGGTCTGCAGGCAGAGGAGAATAACAGCCCAGTGCGGGATTGGATCTTCCGGCAGCCGCAGGAAGACCTGGataggctggggctggggctccaTGGTGGCACCCCCAATGGCTACCTGGTCCTAGACCTCAACTTCCGAG AAGCCTTTTCCAGGGGAGCCCCCCTCAAACGTGGACTTGTGCTAGCATTGATTCCAGCTCTGCTCCTGGTCTTGACTCTGAGCTAA
- the LOC109695004 gene encoding mesothelin-like protein produces the protein MTSARCRSVLGPRVGALVSPGLTLLLSLTAHCSHPQAEGFSEGGLEASGADPWARANAVLLQDFWCQPASQLPREQLSALIRSLASQQIPLKAWQLSCLANLAAWLDLQGDFQLHPPDLLLFYNLSQVREADCRAFTHRAAQGDTELLANLPDQRVALRHTALACLGKPHLQLSASDLRILGVLVCDMDASSIVTADPHVLQNLLRCPRLTAAQRTALNTLLASGRTQLGPPRSWKLEGLQALGPLATYISPHLWKEIQEDVRLDFFRSMVIACREGRLSRCDASRFVTSFLESRANLVCSRPKRNTGRSCVRGNITAATLQDNLFLVRYDCTQLESCLGSHVLRANLDPLLQHPLPAECQRIVKAKLTQIYPRGIPEDQLQLITSLVYLYSRAEIDQWNITSQDTVMALLASDVALDNQTEAVLQQFLDHNGTVTGALLVAMGGSRLCWMSPRQIQTIRPSEFRLAGALDISSCPQSRKNILFAKAREAFGGTKTTDAYYRFMRPYLGGASVEELQHLAQANVSMDIDTFTNLNPSVLQSLSVSNVTTLLGQNVGDLQKARSHPTINSWLRGLNRSALGKLGLDSNLSVPTPAHLTSEPSRTTHPVPHPAHTSGLQENSAVAPASGSPPVHRGYLPLTVVLPSSLLYLLLCWAPLSPTGTALRASGPRPLGTALPQGSQAHRHHMQKKWSSLVELDACPA, from the exons AGCCAATGCCGTCCTCCTGCAAGACTTTTGgtgccagccagccagccaactGCCCCGAGAGCAGCTCTCAGCTCTGATCAGGAGCCTGGCCTCACAGCAGATCCCACTCAAAGCCTGGCAG CTCAGCTGCCTGGCCAATCTTGCTGCGTGGCTTGACCTCCAGGGCGACTTCCAGCTCCACCCACCTGATCTTCTGCTCTTCTACAA CCTGAGCCAGGTGAGGGAAGCTGACTGCCGGGCCTTCACCCACCGTGCTGCACAGGGGGACACAGAGCTGCTAGCCAACCTGCCTGACCAGAGGGTTGCCCTGCGGCACACAGCCTTGGCCTGCCTG GGAAAGCCCCACCTACAGCTCAGTGCCTCAGACCTGAGGATCCTCGGGGTCCTGGTATGTGACATGGACGCATCCAGTATCGTGACCGCAGACCCCCATGTGCTGCAGAACCTGCTGCGTTGTCCTCGGCTAACCGCCGCCCAGAGGACTGCTCTCAACACCCTGCTGGCCAGTGGAAGGACACAGCTTGG GCCTCCTAGGTCCTGGAAGCTCGAGGGGCTGCAGGCCCTGGGACCCCTGGCCACCTACATCAGCCCCCACCTGTGGAAGGAGATACAGGAG GACGTGCGCCTGGACTTCTTCCGTAGCATGGTGATTGCCTGCCGGGAGGGGCGGCTCAGCCGGTGTGATGCCAGCCGCTTTGTCACCAGCTTCCTGGAGTCCAGGGCCAACTTAGTGTGCTCAAGGCCCAAGCGGAACACAG GGAGATCCTGTGTTCGTGGCAACATCACCGCAGCCACGCTGCAGGACAACCTCTTCCTGGTGCGCTATGACTGCACTCAGCTGGAGTCCTGCCTGGGAAGTCACGTGCTCAGAGCCAACCTGGACCCACTGCTGCAGCACCCACTGCCTGCCGAGTGCCAGCGCATCGTCAAGGCCAAGCTCACTCAG ATCTACCCAAGGGGTATCCCTGAGGACCAGCTGCAGCTCATCACTTCGCTGGTCTACCTCTACTCCCGTGCTGAGATAGACCAGTGGAACATTACATCCCAGGACACAGTCATGGCTCTGCTGGCCTCAGACGTGGCTCTGGATAACCAGACGGAG GCAGTCCTGCAGCAATTCTTGGACCACAATGGTACAGTCACTGGTGCCCTGTTAGTGGCCATGGGGGGCTCCCGCCTCTGCTGGATGAGTCCCCGGCAGATCCAGACCATTCGGCCCTCGGAGTTCCG GCTGGCCGGGGCTTTGGACATCTCCTCCTGCCCTCAGAGTCGGAAGAACATACTGTTTGCCAAAGCTCGTGAGGCCTTTGGTGGCACCAAGACCACAGATGCCTACTACCGCTTCATGCGCCCCTACCTTG GTGGTGCGTCTGTGGAGGAGCTGCAACACCTGGCCCAGGCAAATGTCTCCATGGACATTGACACATTCACCAACCTCAACCCCAGCGTGCTGCAG AGCCTGAGTGTCAGCAACGTGACAACATTACTGGGCCAGAACGTGGGGGACCTGCAGAAGGCCCGCAGCCACCCCACCATCAATTCCTGGCTGCGCGGCCTCAACAGGTCCGCCTTGGGCAAGCTGGGCCTGGACAGCAACCTCAGCGTCCCTACCCCTGCCCACCTGACCAGCGAGCCCTCCCGTACCACCCACCCAGTGCCCCACCCAGCCCACACCTCAGGCCTGCAAGAAAACAGTGCTGTGGCTCCTGCCTCAG GAAGCCCTCCAGTCCACCGGGGATACCTGCCGCTCACTGTGGTCCTGCCCTCCAGCCTCCTGTATCTGCTGCTGTGTTGGGCACCTCTGAGCCCAACAGGGACTGCTCTCAGGGCATCAGGGCCCCGGCCACTTGGGACAGCCCTGCCCCAGGGTAGCCAGGCCCACAGGCATCACATGCAGAAAAAATGGAGCTCCTTGGTGGAGCTGGACGCCTGCCCAGCCTGA